One window of the Paenibacillus segetis genome contains the following:
- a CDS encoding response regulator transcription factor produces the protein MKRVFFVDDEPLIAQGLNSITDWEQFGIEVVGSANDGELALEQLLKLGSVDLLITDIMMPNMNGLELIRRVKEIHPRTKFIVLSGYEEFHYVKMGITLGIENYILKPINIEELESTIKHICGDWEREQVNRFRQEEEWAVLRSNVLQRWVNSEIEIQEFKQRAQLLGIPLNYKYYKTVVIRVISEDRPISQLYRMNGLASECEMAAKELLGSNYGVICFPNMNEDIVILYTFMEEEHLSYIDRSIQAMAEQIYSLVGLPVWSSEGDVSHGLAGIQASFKLAQSKFQQCLISGGESVEYDREGDAEIELSTAPVCDQETFSRILIEGDIEATQKYIDSLLSGTLHYERFLRQSFVNVAIELMMMAKELEKHPDYSEMLGPLLRINTMIGVRQHVLSVVLRSIERRQERKQEYSPHVSFVMEQIRGHHREELSLKTLSQRLELHPNYLGQLFQQEVGSSFSDYLNQYRIEKATQLLLHTEQKTAEIAALVGYIDTSYFFRQFKKYAGVSPTELRNMYSR, from the coding sequence ATGAAAAGAGTATTTTTTGTCGATGATGAACCATTAATTGCTCAGGGGTTAAACTCAATTACAGACTGGGAGCAATTTGGCATAGAGGTAGTGGGTTCAGCTAATGATGGTGAGCTAGCATTGGAACAATTATTAAAGCTGGGTTCTGTTGATCTACTAATTACAGATATTATGATGCCCAATATGAATGGTTTGGAATTGATCAGACGGGTAAAAGAGATCCATCCACGTACCAAGTTTATTGTGCTTAGCGGATACGAAGAATTTCACTATGTGAAGATGGGAATTACTTTGGGCATTGAAAATTACATACTCAAACCCATTAATATTGAAGAGCTGGAGTCTACCATTAAGCATATTTGTGGGGATTGGGAGCGGGAACAGGTGAATAGGTTCAGACAAGAAGAAGAGTGGGCTGTTTTACGCAGTAATGTTCTCCAGCGTTGGGTTAATAGCGAGATTGAAATTCAAGAATTCAAGCAGCGGGCACAGCTTTTGGGAATTCCATTGAATTATAAGTATTATAAGACTGTAGTAATTAGGGTGATTTCTGAAGATAGACCTATATCGCAATTGTACCGTATGAATGGTCTTGCCAGTGAGTGTGAGATGGCGGCAAAAGAACTGTTGGGGTCAAATTATGGTGTCATTTGTTTTCCAAATATGAATGAGGACATTGTCATTTTATATACTTTCATGGAAGAAGAGCATCTCAGTTATATTGACCGGAGTATTCAAGCTATGGCCGAACAAATCTATTCATTGGTTGGATTGCCAGTATGGAGCTCGGAGGGGGATGTAAGTCATGGCTTGGCTGGCATACAGGCCAGTTTCAAGTTGGCACAGAGCAAGTTCCAACAGTGTTTAATATCTGGAGGAGAGAGTGTAGAGTATGACCGAGAGGGGGATGCAGAGATAGAGTTATCCACCGCCCCGGTGTGTGATCAAGAGACGTTTAGCAGAATTTTAATCGAAGGTGACATAGAAGCTACGCAAAAATATATCGATTCTCTGCTTAGTGGTACGTTACATTATGAGCGATTTCTTCGACAATCCTTCGTAAATGTGGCGATTGAACTCATGATGATGGCGAAAGAGCTGGAGAAGCATCCCGATTATAGTGAAATGTTAGGCCCACTGCTTAGAATCAATACAATGATTGGTGTAAGACAGCATGTCTTGTCTGTGGTGCTTCGGAGTATTGAACGGCGTCAAGAGCGCAAACAGGAGTATAGCCCCCATGTATCCTTTGTGATGGAACAGATTAGGGGACATCATAGAGAGGAATTGTCCTTAAAGACATTAAGTCAGCGACTTGAGCTACATCCGAACTATTTAGGTCAGTTATTTCAACAAGAGGTAGGCTCTAGTTTCTCGGATTATTTGAATCAATATCGCATTGAGAAAGCGACGCAGCTTCTATTGCATACTGAGCAGAAGACGGCAGAAATTGCTGCTCTTGTAGGATATATTGATACTTCTTATTTCTTCCGGCAATTCAAGAAATATGCTGGAGTATCTCCTACTGAGTTAAGAAATATGTATTCGAGATAA